The window AGAAAGTCTGTCGATTGAATGGTTTTTAAACTTTTCTATAACCAGATGGTGTTTTCTTCCTGGTTTTGTGATACAGAAGCTAACTTGAAGAAGGGGAGTAGAACAGATCTTTTCTACAATTTTGATCATATCCTGTATTATTTGCCATTCTTCCTTCCCCAAAGCTACTAGTGATAAAGACATTTGAATGAGAGCATGGAAGACTGGCTGTGGGAATCTTGTGAGAACAGATCTGATACATGAAGTATACCACATTTGCATGTTAAAATCTGAagctgaggggggcagctaggtggcgcagtggataaagtaccagccctggattcaggagtacctgagttcaaatccggcctcaaacacttgacacttactagctgtgtgaccttgggcaagtcacttaacccccattgccctgcaaaaccaaaccaaaacaaacaaacaaaaaaatctgaagcTGAGGTAGTTTACTTTCTTCTGGGCAGCTCTGAATTCTTTGGTTTTATCTCCCACAGGCGAATCATCAATAAACATACAGATGAATCATTGGGTGACTGTTCCTTCCTCAACACCTGTTTCCACATGGATACTTGCAAGTATGTACACTATGAGATTGATGCCTGTATAGATGCTGAGGCACCTGGCAGCTCGGACCACCCCCCTAGTCAGGAACTGGCCCTCACACAAGGTGTTGGTGCTGACTCCAGTGTGGATCGACTCTTCCCACCCCAGGTATCACTGCTTAGAGAAATCCTGAGCCCAATTTTAGGAGTGTTTATGTAAGAGAAAGCCAAAGTTGTAGGAAGGGCAAAGCTGTAATAGGTTATTACCCTACTTATTAGGAATAGGGTAATTTTTTACAGTGGGCTAGAAGGATAAAAGAGGGATTGGAGCTGGATTTGACTTTTGGAGGCAAGAAGATGACCAGTTTACCTCCCACACAGTGGATCTGTTGTGACATCCGCTACTTGGATGTGAGCATCTTGGGAAAGTTCGCAGTGGTAATGGCTGACCCACCCTGGGATATTCACATGGAGTTGCCATATGGTACCCTAACAGATGATGAGATGCGGAGACTCAACATCCCAGTGCTTCAGGATGATGGCTTTCTGTTTCTCTGGGTCACAGGCAGGTATGCACATTCCAATTTTAGGGATATGAAAATACAGTTATGGCATAAAAGTACTGAGTGCTATTAAGCTTATGATAGATGTTAACCTATCCTACTTGAACCATGACTCACcccattcctcattttatatttttataattaaattccTCAGCGGGGTGGAAAGAGGCAGTGATGATATTtaactctcctttttttcctccctagaGCCATGGAGCTGGGCAGAGAATGTCTGAACCTCTGGGGGTGAGTTTTAATAATTCTGTGATATAACTCCATATCCCCCCACATTTTCCagttccccttttttcctttcacctTTGTAGATGATACTGTCCTTGCAGAATTTGAAAGGCTAactgtatttattcatttatttcccaTAGGTATGAACGAGTAGATGAGATTATCTGGGTGAAAACAAATCAGTTGCAACGTATCATCCGAACAGGGCGCACAGGCCACTGGCTAAACCATGGGAAGGAGCATTgtttagtaagtatctgtggaAATTGACTAAATAGGATGAAAATGGAACAATAACTTAGTTTTTTGTTGAGGTACAATGTGCTAGCAGAAGCTtcagaaatacatatataatgcattCTCTGTCTCCATGGTGGGCAGGTTGGTGTCAAGGGAAATCCTCAAGGCTTCAACCGAGGCCTCGATTGTGAAGTGATTGTAGCTGAGGTAAGTACCTGTATCCCCAAAGCATTCTGCATTTCCCTCTCTATAGTGAATTCTCACACACTCTTCAGTATCTCATTTCATtgtgaaaatgttcattttcattttaaagcagttatgacttttgtttttcaggTTCGCTCTACCAGCCACAAACCAGATGAAATCTATGGAATGATAGAGAGGCTATCCCCTGGGACCCGAAAGATTGAGTTATTTGGACGACCACATAATGTACAGCCCAACTGGTAAGGCTCCCAGAAGATAGCCTGGGATAACAGCTTGCTGCATCCCCCTAACCCCCAATATGGACTGAAAACTAGCATAGCTTCTTCTACTCCACTCTTATTCTAATGCCTGAGCCCGAATTGCCTCACATTCTGTTAGGGCTGCCACTTGTTTGGTGGGGGTACTCTGCCCCCTTGTGGTTGTGAAGATTATTCTTTCTTTAATGCTCAGATGGGGCAGTTAATTTGGTTCAATGCATCCCAAACCTAATCTCTTCCCAGAGTGACTACTGTCACTTATTTCATTCACCATTTTCTAAAGAATGtctagtaacagcaacattgagaGGTCTAGACTAATGTTGGCATGTCATCTGTGTGCTATGAGCACTTCTAACTTTTGAGCTCAAAAGTTATGCACCCGTATCTAAGCCCGGAGTCTACATAGGAACTAGATTAAATTTGTGGTAGCAAGTGGTCTGGGAACCttgagcaaagaaagaaagaaaaaaaggaccatATTCTCCTTTGATAGTAACAGTTAAGGCATTAGATTAGATattggtttttaaatattttgataactttctcTATCACTGGTTCCTTTTCTAAtccaatatattttatgtatttaatagcattattctgagaaagggtctgtTACACAAAATAAGGTTAGTAAGTCCAGAGTTGTGCTGAGTTTTTCACTGTTACTCCTTATTTCCAGGATCACCCTTGGGAACCAACTTGATGGGATTCACCTGCTTGACCCAGATGTGGTTGCCAGGTTCAAGCAACGGTATCCTGATGGCATTATCTCCAAACCTAAGAACATGTAGAAGTACTTCTTTCCTGGATAGCTAAGCAGCCATAGGGATGTCTGCTGTAATTACTGCCCTGGACCTGAACAGACTcctttgggggaaggaaggggaaaatgggtatctttttaaataaaatgggaCTGACTGTCAAATTCTATGTATGGGCTACAGCCATAATTAGTAACTAataatacataaatgtatatagaaagggagagagaggctaATCTCTGAACTGTTTACTCTAAAGCAAATATGAGTTTTTGCTACTCTTCATTAACTaataggtactttttttttttcagaattgcaACAAGTGAAAACGTACCACTGGATTACTTAACCTGGCCATATTTAGAGGACCAAGAACAGTTTAGGGTATGCAGGCCTGGTTTACCCGCTAACTTAAACAAGAATCTCCTCCCTTGGAAACACATGTAGACAAGTACTTTGTCAAACACTAGTGTTCACAGCCTCTAACAATTAGAGACATTTTACTAGCAGAAGGCAATCTGACCTTCACTTATGACCTGAGATAACAAATCAGGTAAGGAGAGGttgctgaaaatattttgtttacaaatCAAATGGGGAAGAGATGAATGTATAGAGACCATAGAGCCACGTTTCTTCCTAAGACATGAAAAGCAGTACAAATGTAaacatgttgtttttctttgaggtgCAGAGCTATGTATTTTCTCTTATCATTTTAATTATCTTTCAGACAAGTCCTTTGAAAATTATAccaacaatttttttcttaaaaagaatcAAACAACTCCCctacccccccacctccccacgtTCTGTCTCACTTCCCCAACTCCTCTGCTGTCATCACTGGGCCCTCTGCTTGTACTTGAATGTATAAAGCAGCCCCAGATTTCAGCAAACATGGTGACCCTCCTCCAAAGCCTGGTCCCtatccaagaaaagaaaagggaagcagCACGGAGGGCCATTATTGACTGGAATTAGGCATCACCAGAAGCCCAGCTTGTATTCCATATACAGGCTGATAAGTTTTCACTGGCTTGGGAGATGGGATGGACTATTTCACAAACACCACTGTGCTTGAATTTCTGGATGCCACCCAGGCCAGGAATACATCCctaaagggggagagaaagggaaaaagttaCATTACAAAATTCTACCACAAACTATTCAAGTCCCAAGTAATTCCCCAACTGCATGAGTCCCAGTGAATATGCCCAAGAGGTACCAGAGAATAGGCTTAAAGGTTGGAATCAGAATAAAGAAAGCCCAGGACTACTATCCCCATTCTCCCATACCAAAGAAGGTTTGAGATTAGGCTTTTTGATTCATGGAGTATACAAAATTCATCCTTGGTATTTCTATTTACCTGATATAAGCtagtatgaatttattttattaaattttcatcaTAGCTAAAGTGGTGAGAGTTCAAGGAAGTAAAGATTCTTTAAAGAGAGGTAGTTATGTATGAAATTTGCTCCTCATAGTCTCATTGTGCATGAAGTCAAACAACCTGTATTCAAATTCCCCCTGTGCagcttactacctttgtgactgaAATATTCATGTATTACTTGTAAAAGTAGCCCTGAGACCATTTTAAATCTTAagtaaaaaatcaataaatagtaCAATCCCATACAATGTAAGGGAAGAAGAACCTGAAAAATCACCTGTATTTTAGATCTATGAGTAGTTTGATGCTTAGATAATGAAGTTTAAAATCCAGGGCCTTGAAAACTCAACCCTGGTTTGAACTAGGCCAAATAAGCCTTGTGATCTCTTCCCTAAGAAGTAAAAAGGACCTGAAAAACTGTTACAACTCACCTGCAGTGCTTCACTACACACTCATTGCTGCAGTATTCATTGTCCCAGTCCTTACTCACAACTGGAGGGTTCTCGCAACCTGACCTCACACATCGGGGCTGAGGGGAGAGTGTCACAGGAGACCCAGTCACCAGCTCAACATCCATCTGAGAAGGAGATTCAACCTATAAAAGGAAGATAGCCTTAGTACCCTGACTCCACCTTAGTATTGAATACAGGCTCTTTTGCTAGAGGCTTTAAAGTGGAGATTCCTAATTTGTCTTCCTCTTATTAGCATCATGTCATAGGAATTATAGTTCTCAAGTGGTTTCTTTGTCTTGCTCCTAATTCATCCATGCATATCCCTTTTATGGTTGGTTTTATCACCTCTATTTCTCTAgttactactttaaaaaaatcagaccaAAAGCAAGACTAGGAAGTCACTTCAAGTAAAATAGGTAGGTCAGGGAAATTGAGATAGATGTCCCAAGTTACATATGAAATCTGTTCCTGATAACTCTTTCTAAACTGGTTACTGAGCCACATGTGTGCCGAGTAGCTATTTTGATGGAAATCAGCACTCAGTCTTTGTTTCAATCtctagtacagtggaaagaacactcgCCAATGAAtaagaagacttgtgttcaaattccaAACCATGCACActtaactacctatgtgaccgtGGACCTAGGATAGCTCATTTATGAGACCGTtttactagatgacctctgaggtcccttcaagctctggcCCTATGCTCCTATACTGAGTTCTGTGGCCCAAATGAGACTTTTctcatggaaaaattgggataatacTCCTGGAGAAAAGAATCAACACCCTTGTGGTTCCTACACACAGTACCTTTCAACTCAATGAATAGTGGCTTCAAGTTTAGCTTACATTCTCCTTCAGTAGGGACCTGGTATACTCCCTATGATCAAGGGAAGGGTTCTCACCTCAGGTACAACATCTGTGATCATCTCAATTGGCTCAGGAGAAGTTTCCTCCACTGCATGGGGCTCAGGACTGGTGGTACCCGGCTGTTCAGGGCTATTCTCCAGAGCAGGTGGGACTGAAGCAGGCTGAATATGCAATGTAGGTGGAGGAACAATCTTGATCTGCAGAGGAGGTGGCTGTTGGAGACTAAGCCGAACCTTTTGCTGTGGGGGCTGCTGCATGGCCTGGAGTGGGGGAGGCTGCTGCAGAATGGTTACTTGTTGCTGACTGGGTGGTTGAGGCATCTGTTGCAGTGGTGGGGGCTGCAGTCGAGGTGGCGGCAACTGCATAGAAGcagccgctgctgctgctgcctgcaACACAGATCGGGTAACAATCTTGGCTTGTTGGCTCTGATCAATGGCAGATGTGCTGGTAGCTGCCTGGATTTGGCTTAACTGAAGCCCCTGGGAAGTCACCATTGTGGCTGGGATGACTGTAACCATGCCCCCTTGGGACATGGCTATAGAAGAAGTCAACTGGCTAGATGTCAACGTCTGTTTGGATATAATGATCTTGGTGATGCTGGTCTGGGCCCCTGTCCCACCAGATGTCTGGCTTGTCACATAGGATGAGAGGGTAGATTTAACCACAATGGAAGAGGACAGAGAAGGGGGATCTgttgatgctgatgctgatgctggtgttggtgttggtgttggtgttggtgctgatgctgatgctggaGAGGCTGGCACAACAACTGTTGCagcaggagatggaggaggagtcTGCTGTGGTGTCACTGGATCCAGTTCCACTGTCTCCACAGCAGTCTGGGAGGATAGAGTAAGATCAACAAGTGTAATCATATAGCCTCATTACCTAAAAAACATCTACTAAGAAaggtataaaagaaataaaaaacgtGATAAACtgctggaagaagaaattgaacaggATTAAGGCTAAAGCTTTTCTGGCAATCTCATGAACTAACATAGAAATAAAACTCCTGTGGGTCTCCAGAAGAGAAATAATAACTGTATAGGGGGGAAATAAGCTTCTCACTTTTCTCTCCAATAATACAAATTGATTCAACTACTTTTCATAGTACATCTCACAAAAGATAACAGCTAATAAAGTATCCCCAAGAGGTTTACTAGCTTTTAACTATATGGCCACCCTTTAATAGTCTTACCTGACACACCTGATTGGCTTTATAAGCTGCCAAAGCCTTCAAATATTCCTTCTTGGCAGCTTCAGTTTTCCTTTTATATACCTGCAAGCAAAGAAGACATTCTGGTCAACAAGAAATTAGGGGAGTCATGACGGTATTATATTTACACAACACTTTATATTTCTTAATACAACTGAAGAACCTAAAATGGAGGTTAACTGCATTTTCTATATTCTTACTAAATCAGTGTCCAAGCTGAGAAATTAACTAGCAAGTGGGATGAATTGTTAATTAACAACAAAACTTCCCAATTACTACTAAATATCAATTTTACATGTAGGAGAAACTGGTAATGAAAGGCTAAGTAACTGTCCCATTGCCTATAGGGTTAAGAGATTTTTACAATGATCCAGGCAGAACAACGATGCATACAGCATTTTTATTATACATTGTAATTACATATCGCATACTCTTCTACATAATAGAGATTAGGGAAACTAATGGGTAGGAAGGAAAAGGCTGTAGGACTAGTGTTGCAAGAATGCAATTAGGTCAAGTGTCAGAACTTGAAACAATATGAACATTAAGTGTATGGCATGAGGAAGGATTCAGGTCCACGGGTGAAGTCACTCTTCCTTGAACTTGGCACTTCCAGTTCCAACAAGCTCTCTGCCTCTCCTCAGAATGAGGCTTCCCTATCTGGGTAGCCCAGCCTTTCCCAGTAGTAATGTTTTTTAGACAGATGGGATATTGATTTTAGCTTTCTCCTACAGCTGCCATAAGCAGGGAACAATATGATAAGTTCCTGCAAGCTGCTTATtgggatgatttttaaaagcatattggGAAATTATAATATCCACAACATTTTATTATAAGGGGACATTTACTACATCAGTGATATAGCACTGTAACTGCTAGAGATAAACCAAGAGGTAGAAGTCAGGTTTTCAAACACATAAAGGACAGTTAAGGTTGTAAAAAGTGAAAATTAcaaactaatttttctttttcttttttggtgaggcaattggagttaagtgacttgcctagggtcacacagttactaagtgttaagtgtctgagaccggatttgaactcaggtcctcctgaatccagggccagtgctttatccactgtgccacctaggtgcccctacaAACTAATTTTTCACACAAAAGTTCTAGGTTTAAATCTTCGCCCTATTAATCACTACTTAGTAGCTCTGCaaccctgaataagtcatttcAGATCTCTGAAcatcaattttctcttctataaaatgatatgATCATGCACTGCCAACCCTATAgggttatgaggatgaaatgagaactTAGATATGTCCTTTATAAAACAGAAATGCCAGTTACTATAATATGTGAAATCTAGTAAAGATTTTAGGTGAAGGATAACACTGAACTCAGAGTTGATGCTAAATAAACGTTTGAGATGAATATGGAATAGAGAAATATTTCAGAGTCGTCTTTTCCACTTGGAAACTTTGTTAACTTCTACTATCCACTGTTAACCCTTGCTCCTCACATCCCCTTACCTGTTTTTGCTCTTCTCCAAGACTGTCCCACATGGAAGCCACGATTTTTGATACCTCCCCAAAAGTAGCATTGGGATTCTGTCCCTTTATGGCTGCCTGTGTGTCACGGAAGAACAAGGCATATGCTGATACTGGTTTTTGGGGTTCATTGggatctttcttcttctttttctttggagtcTTCTGCTTTTTGCTTGACTCTACCACAATTGTCTTCTGACTGGGTAGCtgcagaaaggaaagggaaagggaaacatTGTGCcttaagaagtttaaaaaaaaaaaccaacacataaTTTGAGGACCAGGAATGGGAAAGATGCCACCTAGCCACATGGATATTTTCCAAAATCCCTTAAGGTAAAAGCAAGCACAGAGCATACAGTGAACCAGAAGATCATAACAAGGAGAATGGAGGAACATTAATCACAAAAATATGGGAAAACAGAAGAGATGGCCATacaggaatgaaggaaaataacTGAGCTCTACATATAGGAGTGTTACACTTGGGCATTGCACTTGGATAAAATGAGAGTAGCAGTTCTGCTAAGGGATGTCTCACCCGCCGGAAATCCTCGACATCATCCTCATGAAGGGAGCTAGTAGGTGATGGGGTGGTTGAAAGCCGATCCTCAGGTGACTGGGCAGATGGAAGGATAGTGCCACCCCCTAAACTCAAGCCAAGCTGAGAGCTCAGCTCTGACTGGTCAATGGTGGTCAGCTGGCTGTGTCCCATCAAGCCAGATGACACATCTGTCATTGGTACATCAATTGTGACAGGTGGGTTGGCATTATACTGAGTCCCTATAGAGTGGTCCAAGTCCTAAGAGGTAGATAAAGATAAATTTAGGCACTAAATGCTCCAGACTCATGATATGGTCATTGTAACCACAATGGTACTTCCTTTTTATAACCTTATTTCCCTCTGGGGAACAACCTTTGACAGTTATGTCATCACCTTAAACTGCAAGattaaaatgaggagaaaaaatttTGATTGAGTATTGTACAAGAAACAATCTTCACTCTATTTTGGCTAAAGTCTGTAGTTGGACATTCAGTCAGGTTACAAGTACAATTTGCAGAGATGGGCATTGACTGTCGGGGTTCCTGTCACTCAACTGAACTCTGCTTAAAGTAATTTccaactaacatttatagtaacaatgaaacaaaaatgaagataCATAtagtcaacaacaaaaaagtaaagtatGGCTTTATAGATATAAGAAATAGAACAATAGTAATGTTAACAAAACCTTGAAAAATCTGATCAGTGGATTCTGGCTTAATGGGAAGCCAAGGATGTTTCTCTAACCctatatttcttataacactAATACCTAATTTTTGTAATGCATAGGAACTTTTACTGTCAATCACACTGTAGGTTTCCACAGTATGAACAGTGAAAGCAGCAGCTTAAAATCACTGATACAGATAACAGAGCTATCTACTTAAAGGTACAAATTCTTCAACAGGTTCACCCTCTGGAATTAACAGGcctatttataaatattagcaaATAATTAGAGCCATGTTGTTTTCAGGGAAATcaaaatatgagaaaatgaagTACCCAAAGGTTTAGAGACCACAATCAGAAACTAAGGTAAGAGGCCCCTTTGACTTTTGCCTGACACATTAACTTTGAAAACTGCAACTGGCATGCAGAGTAAGCAAGACAGATACTATCTGAAAACATAACTGCACTGTATTTGAACCAAAGAAGGGGTGATAGGAGCCAAGACActgcttcctccctctccctaatTCCTTACTCACTTCCCAATGAAGTAAATTTCTGGCCTATGCCAAAGCAGGTCAAAATGCTTTAAGTTTTCTCAATTACTTATACTTCAGGGTGCTAtttcatatttgaaaaatgtaaaagataTTTGCTAAAGAAGTTGAATTAAGTAATAAACCTTTGTCTAAAACCTCCCCTCCACCCACCCATTTTTTGATCTAGAGTAGACCTAAATCTACTCTTAAGTACCAAGATGATAAACATCATACAACCACATGTATATCATCAAGCCTACGGAGTTGTGTCTTCCTCAATTCACCCCATGCTTGGGGTAAGCTTAATAATGTTCTTGCCTCTTACCATGGCCAAGCCCCCACTCAGGAGCCCCCCGCCCTGTTCCATCAAGCCATGAGGCATGGCCACAGGCATATCCAATGTCTGGACCCCATACTGGGCTGAAAAGCTGCCATCCTGTGAGGAGGTAGGGTTCTCCCAGGTCATCAAAGTGGCCGATCACATCAGAGACAGCCAATGAGGGGTCAGAGTCCAACGAAATAGGAGGGATCTCAAATTCCTCATCACCCAGACTTGGAGTATGGAAtgtctgaaggggaaaaaaaagatgagaattagttagaagaagagagaaacatACCCATTGTTATAAGGAAGGGAACATGGCTTAGGGATGGGGGTTTCTCAATGTATTTCAGCCTGTGGTTCCATTCTTGTTATCAAACTCTTAAGACGTGCAGTTCTACCAAGAACATTCCCTCCTGCCTCATCTTCAAAGTCCTATTATCCATATAGCTAAGTCTGTCAACACTGTCACATAAGTCTCTTTCTGTTGACTAACCATTGCCAACTGACCAAAAAAATTAGAGACAGGGTCACTGAAGTTTTATTCATTCAGAGTGAGACACTCCAATAGCAAACGGAAAGAAATGTGTCTCATAAAACTGCtggacacacaaacacacaccactCATTACATAAgataaagaggaaagagggatTTTGCAGCTGGTTACATGAGATGGAACACAGTTGGttacacaataaagaaaatatatatatatatatatatatatatataactcatGACATGAAATAAAGTATAGAAAGTCCTTGAAACAATTAcaggtgaaggaaaaagaaaataaaggaagctAGTTGGCTTAAACTACTCCTGTGGTTCTTATATAGCAGTTAGTGCTAAGGTTATAGCTACCAAATGTTGAATAAGAATAATCATAATAGGTACTACCAATCTTAAGGGTGATTGGAGTTTTCCTGTTCAGGGAGAGGCAAAGACTGGATACTGGGGTCAAGGATGTCAGATTTAGATGTGTTAGCAAAGTACCAAGTCCTTGCCTCTCTCCGGAGGATTGGCTCTCTCAATTTGCTCCTGGGGCCTTACAAATCCACTGTCATTTGGTGGCCCCAAAAGTCCCTTATAGTTTTCCCCTAGGTCTGGTGAAGATAATACAGAACCTTTGGCCTTCCTCAATTTTTTCCTTAAATAGTCCCGAGTTAGATGTCCCCTTTGACAATAAACGCATTCTCATGTTTCATACTGGGTTTGCATTACAAAAAGAGCCTGTGACCTGAACAGCGGTTAAAATGGATTGGATTTTTAACTTGGGCCTCTCCTTTCTATCATCCACTGTGTTTCTTCCTTCATAAACATATTAGACAATAGCCTTTAgttcacctattttttttttcatgccacCTAGGGCAGTGTTCATGAAAATACTGTCTGATCTCTGACAGGGATTGGTTGGCAAAGGTGCCATTAACAATCCTGCCATTCCAAGGGTTAAGAGGCTCTAACCCagtgaagtgcttagcactttCAGTATAACCTGTCATAAACGTGCATGAGTACCTCATGTTCTTCTTGGGTGGGCTCCTGAAACTTACTCCAGTTGTCTGGATGCATAGCACTGAGTTCCATACCCTGAATTAAACAATCTCTCACTTGAACCAGCAGGGCATAGTGTGCAGGATAATTAGGGGCCACTCTGTAAAAGCCAGTCAGGAACCCCCCTGGTACTGCTGCAGCATTTCTCCTCGAAATTTTTATTAGCAGCTTCTGTTATGGCAGTTCTTTCCCCTGGGGAGAACAAGGTTTCCATTAAGTCAGTTAAATTTCCCCAGGTTGGGTTATAACCCCTAAATACACCCTGAAACTGGCTTATAACAACAGCAGGAGCATCATCAAATTAAGGGGTATCTTTTTTCCAAATGGAGAGATCAGAAAGGTTGAAAGGGTTATGTTCTCTAATAGGGGCTAGGGCTCCCCCTGTGGTCTAAAAGTCCTTTTCCACAAGAGGGAAAATGCGAGTAGGCTGTTCTCCATTTGTAGATGTTGTGGAAGGAGAAGAATAAGACAGAAGTACAGAGAGGACAGGTTGAAATTTAAGAGCCTTAACTCAAGAGTTTCCCAGTAATTTCCCAGTATTTGGTTTTATGTGAGGTTTAGGAGACTGTTCAAAAAAACCCCTTTAACTTTCTAAGTATAATTAAAAGTTCTAAATATTGGTTAAAACAAATCATCTAAATTCTTAGCATTTTCAGACCATTCCTTTGTATAGCCTAATAGCTCTTTTCTTTGTCGTCACCAGTTGGATGGGGAGTTTAACCTTATCCCA is drawn from Dromiciops gliroides isolate mDroGli1 chromosome 2, mDroGli1.pri, whole genome shotgun sequence and contains these coding sequences:
- the METTL3 gene encoding N6-adenosine-methyltransferase catalytic subunit isoform X1, producing MSDTWSSIQAHKKQLDSLRERLQRRRKQDSGHLDPRNPEAVLSPTFRSDSPVPMTPTSSGPKPSTAAGTPELATDPELEKKLLHHLSDLALTLPTDAVSIRLAISTPDAPATQDGVESLLQKFAAQELIEVKRGLLQDDAHPTLVTYADHSKLSAMMGAVAEKKGLGEVAGASTGQKRRAEQDPTTAATFTSSSTSGLASSTSEPAKEPAKKSRKHAASDVDLEIESLLNQQSTKEQQSKKVSQEILELLNTTTAKEQSIVEKFRSRGRAQVQEFCDYGTKEECMKASDADRPCRKLHFRRIINKHTDESLGDCSFLNTCFHMDTCKYVHYEIDACIDAEAPGSSDHPPSQELALTQGVGADSSVDRLFPPQWICCDIRYLDVSILGKFAVVMADPPWDIHMELPYGTLTDDEMRRLNIPVLQDDGFLFLWVTGRAMELGRECLNLWGYERVDEIIWVKTNQLQRIIRTGRTGHWLNHGKEHCLVGVKGNPQGFNRGLDCEVIVAEVRSTSHKPDEIYGMIERLSPGTRKIELFGRPHNVQPNWITLGNQLDGIHLLDPDVVARFKQRIATSENVPLDYLTWPYLEDQEQFRVCRPGLPANLNKNLLPWKHM
- the TOX4 gene encoding LOW QUALITY PROTEIN: TOX high mobility group box family member 4 (The sequence of the model RefSeq protein was modified relative to this genomic sequence to represent the inferred CDS: deleted 1 base in 1 codon), which gives rise to MEFPGGNDNYLTITGSSHPFLSGAETFHTPSLGDEEFEIPPISLDSDPSLAVSDVIGHFDDLGEPTSSQDGSFSAQYGVQTLDMPVAMPHGLMEQGGGLLSGGLAMDLDHSIGTQYNANPPVTIDVPMTDVSSGLMGHSQLTTIDQSELSSQLGLSLGGGTILPSAQSPEDRLSTTPSPTSSLHEDDVEDFRRLPSQKTIVVESSKKQKTPKKKKKKDPNEPQKPVSAYALFFRDTQAAIKGQNPNATFGEVSKIVASMWDSLGEEQKQVYKRKTEAAKKEYLKALAAYKANQVCQTAVETVELDPVTPQQTPPPSPAATVVVPASPASASAPTPTPTPTPASASASTDPPSLSSSIVVKSTLSSYVTSQTSGGTGAQTSITKIIISKQTLTSSQLTSSIAMSQGGMVTVIPATMVTSQGLQLSQIQAATSTSAIDQSQQAKIVTRSVLQAAAAAAASMQLPPPRLQPPPLQQMPQPPSQQQVTILQQPPPLQAMQQPPQQKVRLSLQQPPPLQIKIVPPPTLHIQPASVPPALENSPEQPGTTSPEPHAVEETSPEPIEMITDVVPEVESPSQMDVELVTGSPVTLSPQPRCVRSGCENPPVVSKDWDNEYCSNECVVKHCRDVFLAWVASRNSSTVVFVK